A portion of the Betta splendens chromosome 2, fBetSpl5.4, whole genome shotgun sequence genome contains these proteins:
- the ppm1ka gene encoding protein phosphatase 1K, mitochondrial produces MSSAVLLNLLRRGRSAVLSLHCPTDAPTAGGQVGVRRASGSLGLQRSAGARPAAWESFGIWDNRIEEPILLPSSVRHGNPIPQVSLSRVGSASVLGLRKRNEDRLRVARIHDNLLYFAVFDGHGGPHAADYCYGFMETFIRDALEEEEDLEKVLRKAFLNTDKALHTHLSYFNNDALLTAGTTATVAMLRDGVELVVGSVGDSRAMLSRKGRAKRLSKDHTPDRKDERQRIRSLGGFVAWNGLGQANVNGRLAMTRSIGDFHLKASGVIAEPDTRRLNVQPATDSFLALTTDGINFLLSDQEICDIINQCQDPTDAANVIAQQALQYGSEDNATIVIVPFGAWGKHHSSTVSYSMSRNFVSSGRWA; encoded by the exons ATGTCGTCTGCGGTTCTGCTCAACCTGCTGCGTCGCGGGCGCTCAGCCGTCCTCAGCCTCCACTGCCCAACAGACGCgcccacggccggtggacag GTGGGCGTGCGACGGGCCAGCGGCTCGCTGGGCCTCCAGCGCTCGGCCGGCGCTCGGCCGGCGGCCTGGGAGTCCTTCGGCATCTGGGACAACAGGATCGAAGAACCGATCCTGCTGCCGTCCAGCGTCAGACATGGCAACCCCATCCCACAG GTCAGCCTGTCTCGGGTCGGCAGCGCGTCGGTGCTGGGCCTCAGGAAGCGGAACGAGGACCGCCTCCGCGTGGCCCGTATCCATGACAACCTGCTGTACTTCGCCGTGTTCGACGGCCACGGTGGCCCTCACGCCGCCGACTACTGTTACGGCTTCATGGAGACTTTTATCAG AGACgctctggaggaagaggaggatctGGAGAAGGTTTTACGGAAAGCCTTTTTAAACACCGACAaggctctgcacacacacctgagctaCTTCAACAACG ACGCGTTACTGACAGCTGGAACCACGGCAACTGTTGCTATGCTACGGGACGGcgtggagctggtggtgggcAGCGTCGGCGACAGTCGAGCGATGCTGAGCAGGAAGGGACGCGCCAAGAGGCTCTCCAAGGATCACACACCGGACCGCAAAGATGAACGGCAGCG CATCAGGAGCCTCGGTGGCTTCGTGGCGTGGAACGGCCTGGGCCAGGCCAACGTGAACGGGCGCCTCGCCATGACGCGCAGCATCGGCGACTTCCACCTGAAGGCCAGCGGCGTCATCGCTGAGCCGGACACGCGGCGCCTCAAC gtccAACCTGCCACCGACTCCTTCCTGGCGTTGACCACCGACGGCATCAACTTCCTGCTGAGCGACCAGGAGATCTGTGACATCATCAACCAGTGCCAGGACCCCACAGACGCCGCCAACGTCATCGCTCAGCAG GCGCTGCAGTACGGCTCCGAGGACAACGCCACCATCGTCATCGTCCCGTTCGGGGCCTGGGGGAAGCATCACAGCTCCACCGTTTCCTACAGCATGAGCAGGAACTTTGTGTCCAGTGGAAGATGGGCCTAA
- the LOC114868272 gene encoding broad substrate specificity ATP-binding cassette transporter ABCG2-like → MSEKRVKTDSGPNGASSQQSAGVGNQHGATVSFHNIHYKVKQGRSLFCLKKTTTKDILIDLNGIMKPGLNAIMGATGSGKSSFLDVLAARKDPAGLSGEVLIDGAPQPPNFKCLSGYVVQDDVVMGTLTVRENFSFSAALRLPSSISQRDKEQKVNKLIQELGLSRVADSRVGTQLIRGVSGGERKRTNIGMELIIDPPVLFLDEPTTGLDASTANSVLLLLKRMARNGRTIILSIHQPRYSIYRLFDSLTLLVQGKQVYHGPAPSALDYFSDIGYTCEPHNNPADFFLDVINGDSTAVALGKMDSEELDPESDSISMSRRGIEDKLVEEYRNCHYYKQTKAELERIIEGKQMSSTAPSRTITYNTNFLTQFRWVLKRTFKNILLNPQTSVAQVSVTLFLALVVGAIFFGVKNDQSGIQNRFGALFFIIVNQCFGSLSSAELFISERKIFTHEYISGYYRLSVYFLSKVLSDILTLRTIPPIVFSCVAYFMIGLKPTAEAFFLFTFTVILAAYTATAMALAISADQTVVAIANIFMTIACVFMMIFAGLLVNLPSIVSWLAWLKYLSIPRYGLTALEINEFRGLKFCEGMNGINATGIICTGEQFLTNQGVDYSTWSLWQNHLALIIMTICFLIITYLKLRFIRKFT, encoded by the exons ATGTCGGAGAAGCGGGTGAAGACGGACTCTGGGCCGAACGGAGCCTCATCACAGCAG TCTGCAGGTGTGGGGAACCAGCATGGAGCCACTGTCAGCTTCCACAACATCCACTACAAGGTGAAGCAGGGAAgaagcttgttttgtctgaagAAAACTACGACCAAGGACATCCTCATCGACCTCAA TGGGATCATGAAACCGGGTCTCAATGCAATTATGGGAGCAACTGGAAGTGGGAAGTCATC GTTCTTGGATGTTCTGGCAGCCAGGAAGGACCCGGCAGGCCTGTCAGGAGAGGTTCTGATCGACGGAGCTCCGCAGCCTCCAAACTTCAAGTGTCTGTCTGGATACGTGGTGCAG GACGACGTGGTGATGGGGACTCTGACCGTCAGAGAGAACTTCAGCTTCTCGGCGGCGCTTCGTCTCCCATCAAGCATCTCCCAGCGAGATAAGGAGCAGAAGGTCAACAAACTGATCCAGGAGCTGGGCCTGAGCCGAGTGGCCGACTCCAGG GTCGGCACCCAGCTGATTCGAGGCGTCTCTGGAGGCGAAAGGAAGAGGACGAACATCGGCATGGAGCTGATCATCGACCCGCCCGTCCTCTTCCTGGACGAACCCACCACCGGCCTCGACGCCAGCACCGCcaactctgtgctgctgctgctcaagaG AATGGCAAGAAACGGTCGCACCATCATCCTGTCCATCCACCAGCCTCGATACTCCATCTACCGCCTGTTCGACAGCCTCACTCTGCTCGTCCAAGGGAAACAG GTTTACCACGGCCCGGCACCGTCCGCTCTGGACTACTTCTCAGACATCG GATACACCTGTGAGCCCCACAACAACCCTGCAGACTTCTTCCTGGATGTCATTAACGGAGACTCGACTGCGGTTGCTCTCGGCAAAATGGACAGTGAAG AGCTGGATCCAGAGTCTGACTCCATATCCATGTCGAGACGAGGGATTGAGGACAAACTGGTGGAGGAGTACAGAAACTGCCACTACTATAAACAGACCAAAGCAGAGCTGG AGAGGATCATCGAGGGGAAGCAGATGAGCAGCACTGCTCCGTCCAGAACCATCACCTACAACACCAACTTCCTGACTCAGTTCAGATGGGTCCTGAAGAGAACGTTCAAAAACATCCTGCTCAATCCTCAGACCTCCGTAGCTCAG GTTTCGGTGACCTTGTTCCTGGCTCTGGTCGTAGGAGCCATCTTCTTTGGCGTGAAGAACGATCAAAGTGGAATTCAAAACCG GTTTGGAGCTTTGTTCTTCATCATCGTGAACCAGTGTTTCGGATCCCTGTCATCTGCTGAACTCTTCATCTCGGAGAGGAAGATCTTCAC CCACGAGTACATCAGCGGCTACTACAGGCTGTCGGTCTACTTCCTGTCGAAGGTCCTGTCTGACATCCTGACTCTGAGGACCATCCCCCCCATCGTCTTCAGCTGCGTGGCGTACTTCATGATTG GTTTGAAGCCCACAGCCGAggccttcttcctcttcaccttCACGGTCATTCTGGCGGCCTACACGGCCACCGCCATGGCTCTGGCCATCTCAGCCGACCAGACAGTGGTGGCCATCGCCAACATCTTCATGACCATCGCCTGCGTCTTCATGATG atctTTGCAGGGTTGCTGGTGAACCTTCCCTCCATTGTGAGCTGGTTGGCCTGGTTAAAATACCTGAGTATACCACGATACGGCCTGAcc GCTCTGGAAATCAACGAGTTCCGTGGCCTGAAATTCTGTGAAGGGATGAATGGCATCAATGCAACTGGAATCAT TTGCACGGGGGAGCAGTTCCTGACCAACCAGGGTGTGGACTACTCCACGTGGAGCCTGTGGCAGAAccacttggctctgatcatcaTGACCATCTGCTTCCTCATCATTACTTACCTCAAACTGCGCTTTATCAGAAAGTTCACCTGA